In one window of Janthinobacterium sp. 1_2014MBL_MicDiv DNA:
- a CDS encoding substrate-binding periplasmic protein, which translates to MRVPIRAGLCLSVALLGAVPGAMGAPPTVILYGDDDYAPYSYVENGVFKGMYVDILRQAAGRMPGYRLELQPRPWKRGLDALEKGQVFGLFPPGRKTERPYVQPYSAMLYRESVVLFCRDAVMRTPRTHFPADFAGLTIGVNAGFLLSEKLMAPARQGLLRLEAAKGNEANLKKLALGRIDCYASDRGAARHTARRLRGELARHGFALREVLELSSEATYIAYSARNTPAYKADFIAQMNAALLALRHNGQLGRIEQAYLR; encoded by the coding sequence ATGCGAGTACCGATACGGGCAGGACTGTGCCTCAGCGTGGCGTTGTTGGGCGCCGTGCCGGGCGCGATGGGCGCGCCGCCAACCGTGATCCTGTATGGCGACGATGACTACGCGCCCTACAGCTACGTGGAGAACGGCGTCTTCAAGGGCATGTATGTCGATATCCTGCGCCAGGCGGCGGGCAGGATGCCAGGCTACCGGCTGGAACTGCAGCCGCGTCCGTGGAAACGGGGCCTCGATGCGCTGGAAAAGGGCCAGGTCTTCGGCCTGTTTCCGCCTGGCCGCAAGACGGAGCGGCCGTATGTGCAGCCTTACTCGGCCATGCTGTACCGCGAATCGGTGGTGCTGTTCTGCCGCGACGCCGTCATGCGCACGCCGCGCACGCATTTCCCCGCCGACTTTGCCGGCCTGACGATCGGCGTCAACGCCGGTTTCCTGCTGTCGGAAAAATTGATGGCGCCCGCGCGCCAGGGACTGCTGCGCCTGGAAGCGGCCAAGGGCAACGAGGCAAACCTGAAGAAACTCGCGCTGGGACGCATCGATTGCTACGCCAGCGACCGCGGCGCGGCGCGGCATACGGCGCGGCGGCTGCGCGGCGAGCTGGCCCGCCACGGCTTTGCCTTGCGCGAGGTGCTGGAACTGTCGTCCGAAGCCACCTATATCGCCTACAGCGCGCGCAACACGCCGGCCTACAAGGCCGATTTCATCGCGCAGATGAATGCCGCCCTGCTGGCGCTGCGGCACAATGGCCAGCTGGGGCGCATCGAACAGGCGTATCTGCGTTGA
- a CDS encoding DUF3016 domain-containing protein codes for MRISNATKTWVAALALLASSGAWAGVQVHFDKPDNYTDVPFSTRDRDDVLAGLAEHFQFLGKSLRPGQELRIEITDVDLAGHEDLSRRGASDLRIMNGRTDWPRLRLRYALEQNGKVIASGNAYLSDMSYLQRINRYSSGDSLRYEKQMIDDWFKNTFDIKPQGRSKPVMTLQQREVQRR; via the coding sequence ATGCGTATTTCCAACGCGACGAAAACCTGGGTGGCCGCATTGGCATTGCTTGCCAGCAGCGGCGCCTGGGCGGGAGTGCAGGTGCACTTCGACAAGCCGGACAATTACACGGATGTGCCGTTCAGCACGCGCGACCGCGATGACGTGCTTGCCGGGCTGGCCGAGCATTTCCAGTTCCTGGGCAAGAGTTTGCGGCCTGGGCAGGAACTCAGGATCGAGATCACCGACGTCGACCTGGCTGGCCATGAAGACCTGTCGCGGCGTGGCGCTTCCGACCTGCGCATCATGAATGGCCGCACGGACTGGCCGCGCCTGCGCCTGCGCTATGCGCTCGAGCAAAATGGCAAGGTGATCGCCAGCGGCAACGCGTATTTGTCCGATATGTCGTATTTGCAGCGCATCAACCGCTATTCCAGCGGCGACTCCCTGCGCTATGAAAAGCAGATGATCGACGACTGGTTCAAGAACACCTTCGACATCAAGCCGCAGGGACGCAGCAAGCCCGTCATGACCTTGCAGCAGCGCGAAGTGCAGCGCCGCTAG
- a CDS encoding DUF3369 domain-containing protein: MSFLSSASPKLPPWKVLLVDDEPDIHDITELTLSRFRLEGRALSFVHAYSGAEAKQVLAREDGIALVFLDVVMEREDSGLEVARWMREDLGNQFTRIVLRTGQPGQAPEERVIVNYDINDYKEKTELDRTKLFTTTFAALRAYRDIMKVEEARLAQLHYREGLERVIAASAHIFKQRNLRDFASGLLQQVVALLRLETSMLLRLRGASAISGEQDYEILAQIGDLDADGGMLSPSLLSQLDDAKSNKISRLHGDTYVGYFPNSSGKASLLVLKGVEEISDLDAQLLEVFCSGVAIAFDNILLTQEITDTQAELILRLGDVVESRSHEGGNHVRRMAEVCQLLAQASGMSDEETMVLRHAAPMHDIGKISTPDAVLLKPGKLDAAEWEIMKQHPTVGMSILDGSQRPLLKAAAVIAHQHHEKYDGSGYPQGLVGENIHKYARIAAVADVFDALMHKRCYKDAWPLERVVSYLREVSGSHLDPQYVELLIANLDEALALNQRFPD; the protein is encoded by the coding sequence ATGTCATTTTTGTCTTCAGCATCGCCCAAGTTACCTCCCTGGAAAGTCCTGCTCGTCGATGATGAACCCGACATCCATGACATCACCGAACTGACACTCAGCCGTTTCCGCCTGGAAGGCCGCGCCCTCAGCTTCGTGCATGCGTACAGCGGCGCCGAAGCCAAGCAGGTGCTGGCGCGCGAGGACGGCATCGCTCTCGTCTTCCTCGACGTGGTGATGGAGCGCGAAGACAGCGGCCTGGAAGTGGCGCGCTGGATGCGCGAAGACCTGGGCAACCAGTTCACGCGCATCGTGCTGCGCACGGGCCAGCCGGGCCAGGCCCCGGAAGAGCGCGTGATCGTCAACTACGACATCAACGACTACAAGGAAAAGACGGAACTCGACCGCACCAAGCTGTTTACCACCACCTTTGCCGCCCTGCGCGCCTACCGCGACATCATGAAGGTGGAAGAGGCGCGCCTGGCCCAGCTGCACTACCGCGAAGGCCTCGAGCGCGTCATCGCCGCCTCGGCGCACATCTTCAAGCAGCGCAACCTGCGCGACTTCGCCAGCGGCCTGCTGCAGCAGGTGGTGGCCCTGCTGCGCCTGGAAACGAGCATGCTGCTGCGCCTGCGCGGCGCCAGCGCCATTTCCGGCGAGCAGGATTATGAAATCCTCGCGCAGATCGGCGACCTGGACGCCGATGGCGGCATGCTCAGCCCTTCCCTGCTGTCGCAGCTCGACGATGCCAAGAGCAACAAGATTTCTCGCCTGCATGGCGACACCTATGTCGGCTACTTTCCCAACAGCAGCGGCAAGGCGTCCCTGCTCGTCTTGAAAGGGGTGGAAGAAATTTCCGACCTCGACGCGCAATTGCTGGAAGTGTTCTGCTCGGGCGTGGCGATCGCCTTCGACAACATCCTGCTGACGCAGGAAATCACCGATACCCAGGCCGAACTGATCCTGCGCCTGGGCGACGTGGTCGAATCGCGCTCGCACGAAGGCGGCAACCACGTGCGGCGCATGGCCGAAGTGTGCCAGCTGCTGGCGCAGGCGTCCGGCATGTCGGACGAGGAAACCATGGTGCTGCGCCACGCGGCGCCCATGCACGACATCGGCAAGATTTCCACGCCCGACGCCGTGCTGCTGAAACCGGGCAAGCTCGACGCGGCCGAATGGGAAATCATGAAGCAGCACCCGACGGTGGGCATGTCCATCCTCGACGGCTCGCAGCGCCCGCTGCTGAAGGCGGCCGCCGTGATCGCCCACCAGCACCACGAAAAGTACGACGGCAGCGGCTACCCGCAAGGCCTGGTCGGTGAAAACATCCATAAATACGCGCGCATCGCCGCCGTCGCCGACGTCTTCGACGCCCTCATGCACAAGCGCTGCTACAAGGACGCCTGGCCCCTGGAGCGCGTGGTCAGCTACCTGCGCGAAGTGAGCGGCAGCCACCTCGACCCGCAATATGTGGAATTGCTGATTGCCAACCTGGATGAGGCGCTTGCGCTGAATCAGCGTTTCCCGGATTAG
- a CDS encoding PQQ-dependent sugar dehydrogenase, giving the protein MRHPRCRHSPTWLALLLACCLACCLALLASCGGGGGHPAPAAGTGSLSVSIGGLPAGVAGAVTVGGPGGYSKTLTLSGTLDGLEPGAYTLVAASVVQGTGSLTPTPVTQQVQVSAGATARASVAYAATAPLALRLQEVVSGLSAPIFLTAPPGDSRLFILERAGRVRVVQNGSLLATPFLDISTLTTTSGERGLLSLAFHPQYASNGYFFLYYSNLAGDIVIERRQVSVGNANVADPLSALTILTIAHPTFGNHYGGLLSFGPDGYLYAGTGDGGSAGDPPGNAQNTNVLLGKLLRLDVSASSVAQPYAIPAGNPFAGTAGGRGEIWAYGLRNPWRYAFDVPAQLLYIADVGQSSREEINVRAVGQAGNNYGWNIMEGTQCYNSSSCNQAGLVLPAVEYGHDSAGGCSITGGYVYRGAALPELAGQYLYSDYCSGWLKSFGYSNGAASAVKDWGIANVGNIMSFGQDAQNELYMLSATGTVYRIVRQ; this is encoded by the coding sequence ATGCGCCATCCACGTTGCCGACATTCCCCCACCTGGCTGGCCCTGCTGCTGGCCTGCTGCCTGGCCTGCTGCCTGGCCCTGCTGGCATCGTGTGGCGGCGGCGGTGGCCACCCTGCGCCGGCCGCCGGCACCGGCAGCCTGAGCGTCAGCATCGGCGGCTTGCCGGCCGGCGTGGCGGGCGCCGTCACGGTCGGCGGCCCTGGCGGCTACAGCAAGACACTGACGCTTTCCGGTACCCTCGATGGCCTGGAACCCGGCGCCTATACGCTGGTCGCCGCCAGCGTGGTTCAGGGCACGGGCAGCCTGACGCCCACGCCCGTGACCCAGCAAGTGCAGGTGAGCGCCGGCGCCACGGCCAGGGCCAGCGTCGCGTATGCGGCGACCGCACCGCTGGCCCTGCGCCTGCAGGAGGTCGTGTCCGGCTTGAGCGCGCCCATCTTCCTCACGGCGCCGCCCGGCGACAGCCGATTATTCATCCTCGAGCGCGCCGGGCGCGTCCGCGTGGTGCAAAACGGCAGCCTGCTGGCGACCCCCTTCCTCGACATCAGCACCCTGACCACCACCAGCGGCGAGCGGGGCCTGCTGTCGCTGGCCTTCCATCCGCAGTACGCGAGCAATGGTTATTTCTTCCTGTATTACAGCAACCTGGCCGGCGATATCGTCATCGAACGGCGGCAAGTGTCGGTGGGCAACGCCAACGTGGCCGATCCCCTGTCCGCGCTGACCATCCTCACCATTGCCCACCCCACGTTCGGCAACCACTATGGCGGCCTCCTCAGCTTTGGTCCGGACGGCTACCTGTATGCGGGCACGGGCGATGGCGGTAGCGCGGGCGACCCGCCCGGCAACGCGCAAAACACCAACGTGCTGCTGGGCAAATTGTTGCGCCTGGACGTCAGCGCCAGCAGCGTAGCCCAGCCTTACGCCATTCCCGCCGGCAACCCGTTTGCCGGCACGGCGGGCGGGCGCGGCGAAATCTGGGCCTATGGCTTGCGCAACCCGTGGCGCTATGCGTTCGACGTGCCGGCCCAACTGCTGTACATCGCCGACGTGGGCCAGTCCAGCCGCGAGGAAATCAATGTGCGCGCCGTGGGCCAGGCCGGCAACAACTATGGCTGGAACATCATGGAAGGCACGCAGTGCTACAACAGCAGCAGCTGCAACCAGGCGGGGCTGGTGCTGCCCGCCGTCGAATACGGCCATGACAGCGCGGGCGGCTGCTCGATCACGGGCGGCTATGTGTACCGGGGCGCGGCCTTGCCGGAACTGGCGGGGCAATACCTGTATTCCGACTATTGCAGCGGCTGGCTGAAAAGTTTCGGCTACAGCAATGGCGCCGCGTCGGCCGTGAAGGACTGGGGCATCGCCAACGTGGGCAATATCATGTCCTTCGGCCAGGATGCGCAAAACGAGCTGTACATGCTGAGCGCCACGGGCACGGTGTACCGGATCGTACGCCAGTAA
- a CDS encoding thioesterase family protein encodes MARLKLEFPEDQYCYSSQLTVRTTDINAGNHLGNDSMISMISEARARFLFEYGVRDIEADGTGIIVTDLATTYRAEAHARDQLLFEVGVMDFNKYGGDITFRITRPRDNTLIAMAKSGFVFFNYKLSQVVPMAEDFGSKFPQVNWID; translated from the coding sequence ATGGCCCGTTTGAAACTTGAATTTCCTGAAGACCAATACTGCTATTCCTCGCAACTGACGGTGCGCACGACGGACATCAATGCCGGCAACCATCTCGGCAACGATTCCATGATTTCCATGATTTCCGAGGCACGCGCGCGCTTCCTGTTCGAATATGGCGTGCGCGACATCGAAGCGGACGGCACCGGCATCATCGTCACCGACCTGGCCACCACCTACCGCGCCGAAGCCCATGCGCGCGACCAGCTGCTGTTCGAAGTGGGCGTCATGGATTTCAACAAATATGGCGGCGACATCACGTTCCGCATCACGCGCCCGCGCGACAACACCCTGATCGCGATGGCCAAGTCCGGTTTTGTATTCTTCAACTATAAGCTCAGCCAGGTCGTGCCCATGGCGGAAGACTTCGGCAGCAAGTTTCCACAAGTGAACTGGATCGATTAA
- a CDS encoding DUF3016 domain-containing protein, whose amino-acid sequence MQKKMTCALIAGVALLAGSAAWAGTEVNFKQPEKFTDLPYEQRDRESALKELAEHFDKLGKSLKPGQNLKIDVNDLDLAGRENPAMRSTQDIRIMNGRTDWPGMRLHYVLEEDGKVISSGDAALSDMAYMTRINPYSTGDKLRYEKLMIDDWFAKTFGAKAKAKAGK is encoded by the coding sequence ATGCAAAAGAAAATGACGTGTGCCTTGATCGCGGGCGTTGCCCTGCTTGCCGGTAGTGCGGCATGGGCGGGAACCGAGGTAAATTTCAAGCAACCCGAGAAATTTACCGATTTGCCATATGAGCAGCGCGACCGTGAAAGCGCCTTGAAGGAGCTGGCGGAACATTTCGATAAACTGGGCAAGTCGCTCAAGCCAGGCCAGAACCTGAAAATCGACGTCAATGACCTGGACCTCGCCGGGCGTGAAAATCCTGCCATGCGCAGCACCCAGGATATCCGCATCATGAATGGCCGCACGGATTGGCCAGGCATGCGCCTGCATTATGTGCTGGAAGAGGATGGCAAGGTCATCAGCAGTGGCGACGCGGCCCTGTCCGACATGGCGTACATGACGCGCATTAATCCGTACTCCACGGGTGACAAGCTGCGCTACGAAAAATTGATGATAGACGACTGGTTCGCCAAGACATTTGGCGCCAAGGCCAAGGCCAAGGCCGGCAAGTAA